Proteins from one Lacrimispora sphenoides genomic window:
- a CDS encoding tyrosine-type recombinase/integrase, translated as MRRACVEANITQKSTHKIRKTFASKLDANGVPTDEIRILLGHTDTQMTLGYIYNPLPKNETLEMIRNAFLMLTRCSQVYSFC; from the coding sequence TTGAGACGTGCCTGTGTCGAAGCTAATATAACTCAAAAGTCAACACATAAGATAAGGAAGACATTCGCTAGCAAATTAGATGCGAATGGCGTTCCGACTGATGAGATACGCATTTTACTTGGACATACGGACACACAAATGACATTAGGATATATCTATAATCCATTACCAAAGAATGAAACTCTTGAAATGATTCGGAATGCTTTTTTAATGTTAACAAGGTGTAGTCAAGTGTATTCATTTTGTTAA
- the nrdD gene encoding anaerobic ribonucleoside-triphosphate reductase: MKWFNHERSKTVLTFPVETMNLLNDGNDYVDKEYKDFTAEMYTEEHSFFTYTSDSVDSLASCCRLRNEIQDNTFSYTLGAGCVATGSKGVMTMNVNRFVQIATRDGKDIIVKLCRQRFETCLCRS, translated from the coding sequence ATGAAATGGTTTAATCACGAAAGATCTAAAACGGTTTTAACATTTCCTGTGGAAACAATGAACTTGCTCAACGATGGCAATGATTATGTTGATAAGGAATACAAGGATTTTACGGCGGAAATGTATACTGAAGAGCATTCTTTCTTTACATATACAAGTGATAGTGTGGATTCGTTGGCGTCATGTTGCCGGTTAAGAAACGAAATTCAGGACAACACATTCTCTTATACTCTTGGGGCGGGGTGTGTTGCTACCGGATCAAAGGGTGTGATGACGATGAACGTCAACCGTTTTGTCCAGATTGCAACAAGAGATGGTAAAGACATTATAGTCAAACTGTGTAGGCAACGCTTTGAGACGTGCCTGTGTCGAAGCTAA
- a CDS encoding P-loop domain-containing protein: protein MNLTAKGCVPHSLSKQNKTQSVIFLREENYCAFIANGSILAREKGTELPMKAALPFQSTIEDEIEIVGVRGMGVRRGITVITGGGYSGKSTVLNAISAGIYNHAAGDGRELCITVNSAVTITAEDGRAVSSLNISPFIKWIPNGDTQIFSTANASGSTSQAANIMEAIECGSTLLLIDEDRSATNFMIRDTLMKKLIEKEPITPFTDRVRELSTNGVSTILVIGGSGEYLSVADKIYIMDDFVINDATSRAKSISPAPSEPPSIADWTTRRILINNRFTSYPEGSGSERLEVSDTGFIVIGDECIDVRALHDIATTAQVDALAFMLRFLQRGADDGNELEILARAMRGLTCNMTTHEIDVAEHVGKLYAQIEQEGINIVDTVFFIAMNRFLDLPREFELRAAINRMRCTTFSVTRKIN from the coding sequence GTGAATTTGACAGCGAAGGGTTGCGTTCCGCACTCACTCTCGAAGCAAAACAAAACGCAATCCGTAATTTTTTTGCGAGAGGAAAATTATTGTGCGTTTATCGCTAATGGTAGCATACTTGCAAGAGAGAAAGGTACTGAATTGCCAATGAAGGCCGCACTGCCTTTCCAGAGTACAATCGAGGACGAAATCGAAATTGTTGGTGTGCGCGGCATGGGTGTTCGGCGCGGCATAACTGTTATAACCGGTGGTGGATATTCCGGCAAGTCAACGGTACTTAACGCTATTTCGGCAGGAATATACAACCACGCCGCGGGCGATGGACGTGAGCTGTGCATAACCGTTAACAGCGCCGTTACGATAACAGCAGAGGATGGACGCGCTGTGTCGAGCCTGAACATCTCGCCGTTCATCAAGTGGATTCCCAACGGCGACACTCAAATTTTCTCAACAGCTAATGCTTCTGGCTCTACATCACAAGCCGCAAATATTATGGAAGCCATAGAATGTGGCTCAACACTTCTTCTTATTGATGAGGATAGGAGCGCGACAAACTTTATGATTCGCGACACGCTGATGAAAAAGCTTATTGAAAAAGAACCAATTACACCTTTTACTGATCGTGTGCGTGAACTTTCGACCAACGGTGTATCAACAATACTGGTAATCGGCGGAAGCGGTGAATATCTCTCCGTTGCGGATAAAATCTATATAATGGATGACTTTGTAATCAATGACGCGACTTCGCGAGCAAAAAGCATCTCGCCGGCACCTTCAGAACCTCCGAGCATCGCTGATTGGACAACGCGGCGAATTTTAATTAATAACCGTTTCACGTCATATCCTGAAGGTAGCGGCTCCGAAAGACTTGAGGTATCCGACACAGGCTTCATAGTAATTGGCGATGAGTGCATTGACGTTCGCGCTCTGCACGACATCGCAACGACGGCACAGGTGGATGCGCTTGCATTTATGCTACGTTTTTTGCAACGCGGAGCTGATGACGGCAACGAACTTGAAATTCTGGCGCGTGCAATGCGCGGTCTTACTTGCAATATGACTACGCATGAGATTGATGTTGCCGAGCACGTAGGCAAATTATACGCACAAATCGAGCAAGAGGGTATAAATATCGTTGATACAGTTTTTTTTATAGCAATGAATAGATTCCTTGACTTGCCTCGTGAGTTTGAGTTGCGCGCCGCCATAAATCGTATGAGATGTACAACTTTTTCAGTTACGCGGAAAATCAATTAA
- a CDS encoding DNA gyrase/topoisomerase IV subunit B, translating into MAKAQYNADSITVLEGLEAVRKRPGMYIGSVGTKGLNHLIYEIVDNAVDEHLAGYCSQIWVTLEADGSCTVKDAGRGIPVEMHKKGISAERVVLSTLHAGGKFDNDAYKTSGGLHGVGSSVVNALSAHMKIKIYKNGLIHYDEYERGIPTVELVDGLLPTLGKTKETGTEINFLPDGEIFEKIRFKAEWLKSRLHETAYLNPDLHITYVNKRQGEEETVIYHEPDGIIAYVRELNAGKDAIHDPIYFKGTMDKVEVEVSLQFVDTFEENILGFCNNIFTQEGGTHLAGFKTRFTQMINNYARELGILKEKDANFTGADTRNGLTAVVAVKHPDPIFEGQTKTKLASADATKAVFTVAGDELQRYFDRNLEVLKAVIGCAEKSAKIRKAEEKAKTNMLSRSKFSFDSNGKLANCESRDAKECEIFIVEGDSAGGSAKTARNRQHQAILPIRGKILNVEKASMDKVLANAEIKTMINTFGCGFSEGYGNDFDISKLRYHKIVLMTDADVDGSHIDTLLLTFLYRFMPELIYNGHVFIAMPPLFKVVPKRGEEQYLYDEKELERYRRTHTGEFTLQRYKGLGEMDAEQLWETTLDPERRVLKQVEIEDARMASEITEMLMGSDVPPRRQFIYEHADEAEIDA; encoded by the coding sequence ATGGCAAAAGCACAGTATAATGCGGATAGTATTACCGTATTGGAAGGCCTGGAGGCGGTTCGTAAACGTCCGGGCATGTATATAGGCAGTGTTGGGACAAAGGGATTGAACCATTTGATTTATGAGATTGTAGATAACGCGGTGGACGAGCATCTTGCCGGTTACTGCAGTCAGATATGGGTCACCCTGGAAGCAGATGGATCCTGTACCGTAAAAGATGCAGGACGTGGAATTCCGGTGGAGATGCACAAAAAGGGAATATCGGCAGAGAGAGTAGTACTGTCTACCCTTCATGCAGGCGGTAAATTTGACAATGACGCCTACAAGACCAGCGGCGGCCTTCACGGAGTCGGCTCCTCGGTTGTGAACGCCCTGTCTGCCCACATGAAAATTAAAATATATAAGAATGGTCTGATTCATTACGACGAATATGAGCGGGGCATACCAACGGTAGAACTGGTGGATGGCCTGCTTCCCACGTTAGGGAAAACAAAAGAGACAGGAACAGAAATCAACTTCCTGCCTGACGGGGAGATTTTTGAAAAGATTCGTTTTAAAGCGGAGTGGCTGAAAAGCCGTCTTCATGAAACTGCGTATTTGAATCCGGATCTTCATATCACCTATGTGAACAAAAGGCAGGGAGAAGAGGAAACCGTCATTTATCATGAACCGGATGGAATCATCGCCTATGTAAGGGAATTAAATGCCGGAAAGGATGCAATACACGATCCGATTTATTTTAAGGGAACCATGGATAAGGTTGAAGTGGAGGTTTCCCTGCAGTTTGTGGATACTTTTGAGGAGAATATCCTGGGCTTCTGCAACAATATTTTCACCCAGGAAGGGGGAACCCACCTGGCTGGATTTAAGACCCGTTTTACTCAGATGATCAATAACTATGCAAGAGAGCTGGGGATTTTAAAAGAAAAGGATGCCAATTTTACAGGAGCCGATACGAGAAACGGTTTAACTGCCGTGGTTGCGGTAAAGCATCCGGATCCCATCTTTGAAGGACAGACAAAGACAAAGCTTGCAAGCGCCGATGCCACAAAGGCGGTATTCACTGTGGCAGGAGATGAGCTGCAGCGGTATTTTGACCGGAATCTGGAAGTCTTAAAGGCAGTGATTGGCTGTGCGGAAAAATCTGCAAAGATCCGTAAAGCGGAAGAGAAGGCAAAGACCAACATGCTTTCCAGGTCAAAGTTTTCCTTTGACAGCAACGGAAAGCTTGCAAACTGCGAAAGCAGGGATGCAAAAGAATGTGAAATTTTTATCGTAGAGGGAGATTCCGCGGGCGGTTCTGCGAAAACGGCCCGTAATAGACAGCATCAGGCCATTCTTCCGATCCGAGGAAAGATATTAAACGTAGAAAAGGCTTCTATGGACAAGGTTCTGGCCAATGCGGAGATTAAGACCATGATCAATACCTTTGGCTGCGGCTTTTCCGAAGGATACGGCAATGATTTTGATATTTCAAAGCTGCGGTATCATAAAATCGTCCTTATGACCGATGCCGATGTGGATGGAAGCCATATCGATACCCTTCTTCTCACCTTTTTATACCGGTTTATGCCGGAGCTTATTTATAACGGCCATGTGTTTATAGCCATGCCGCCTCTGTTTAAGGTAGTTCCAAAGCGGGGAGAAGAACAGTACCTTTATGATGAAAAGGAGCTGGAGCGCTACCGCAGGACCCATACGGGAGAATTTACCCTGCAGCGGTATAAGGGACTTGGTGAAATGGATGCAGAACAGCTGTGGGAAACCACTCTGGACCCTGAAAGGCGGGTGCTGAAACAGGTGGAAATCGAAGATGCCCGTATGGCTTCGGAAATCACCGAAATGCTCATGGGAAGCGATGTGCCTCCAAGGCGGCAGTTTATCTATGAGCATGCGGATGAAGCTGAGATTGACGCGTAA
- a CDS encoding cold-shock protein has translation MNKGTVKWFNAQKGFGFISDGRGTEYFVHFSGLAMDGYKSLDEGQSVTFDVAEGNRGPQAVNVRLA, from the coding sequence ATGAATAAAGGTACAGTAAAATGGTTTAATGCACAAAAAGGATTTGGCTTTATCAGCGACGGGCGAGGCACCGAATATTTCGTTCATTTTTCAGGCCTGGCTATGGACGGTTATAAGTCATTAGATGAGGGACAGTCTGTAACATTTGATGTAGCAGAAGGTAATCGTGGGCCACAGGCTGTTAATGTTCGTCTTGCATAA